The Acidobacteriota bacterium region GAAAAAGGCCGCCCATCCCAGCGGATGCAGGGCGATGGCTTCGACGCCGGCCGGAAAGAACAGCCGGAACAGCCACGCGGTGAGCAGCGAGTCCCCGAACACCAGGACCTCGCCCTCATAGGCATAGGCAGATGGTACGCTGAGCATCAAACCCGCCACGAATATGGGTATGGCGGCCGCTATCCCGCACAGCGGCCCCATCACCCCCACGTCAAAGAGCTGCCGGCGGTTCATGAAGGGCGTCCGGATCTTGATGAACGCCCCCATGGTGCCGAAATTCTGCCCCAGGAGCGGAAATGAGGGGAACGGAATGGGAAAAGGCGGCGTTGAGCGGATGCCGTACCTCCAGCAGGCCATAAAGTGGCCCAACTCGTGGCAGATCAGGATGAACAGCAGTGCGGCGGCGTAGGGCAGACCGCGCAGTACGATCCAGGGCTTGGTCAACAGTTCGGTGATGACGTCCAGATCCCAGCCGGCGGCCATCCGGTACTGCAGGTCCCAGCCATAGCCGGCCAGGGTGGCGGTGATAAACGTCGCCACCAGCAGAAGGCCGGCGATAATCAGGTTCTTCTTTTCGGTTTGAAAAAATACCCGGGTTGTCAGTGGTGGCCGGTTGTTCCACGTCTCCGTCGCACCCGGCCAGGGATCCAAAGATGGTTCAGCCAATCAGCGTCCGTCAGTCGATGAGCTCGGATTCCAGGTTCTTGCCGGGCTTGAAGCGCACGGTCTTGCCTACCGGAATCTGCTTCACTTCACCGGTTTTGGGATTGCGGCCGATGCCCGTTTTGCGGTTCTTGACCATCAGCACGCCGAATCCGCGCAACTCGATCCGCTCTCCGTCCTTCAAGGCTTCCTTCATGACATCGAAGAAACCGACCACCACCTCCGCTGCTTTGACCTTGGTGATTCCCAGCCGGTCGGCTACTCTCTGGACAATATCTTGCTTGATCACGCGAAAACCTCCCGGGACTTAATTTTCCGAGTGCTTGATATATCAATTACACAATGCACCGAAAAAAATCAACTGAAAAATGAGAAATCTTTTCGCCTTGAATTATTTACAGCCGGGTGCTACACTCGCGTCCTTTATTCGGCCTCATTGCGCGGAGTTGAATCATGGCGGAGATATACCCATTTCGAGACATTGAAAAGATCTGGCAGTCACGCTGGGATGAGCATCAGGTCTTCCGCTCCACCGAAGGCGGCGACCGACCCAAGTACTACGTCCTGGAGATGCTTCCCTACCCCTCCGGCCGGCTGCACATGGGGCATGTCCGCAACTACAGCATCGGTGACGCGCTCAGCCGCTTCAAGCGGATGAACGGATTCAACGTTCTGCATCCGATTGGCTGGGACTCTTTCGGCCTGCCAGCGGAAAACGCCGCCATCAAACACGGCATCCATCCCGAAAAGTGGACGCTCGACAACATCGCCTTCATGAAGACGCAAATGAAACGGCTGGGGTTCAGCTACGACTGGGCGCGTGAGACCACCACCTGCCTGCCCGAGTACTACCGCTGGAATCAGTGGTTTTTCCTCGAGATGTACAAGCGGGGGTTGGTGTACAGAAAGCACGGCCTGGTCAATTGGTGCAATGTCTGCCAGACCGTTTTGGCCAACGAGCAGGTTGTCAACGGCGGCTGCTGGCGTGACGGCAGCGCCATCACCCAGAAGAAGTTGGCCCAGTGGTGCATCCGGATCACCGATTACGCCGAAGAGTTGCTGGATGAGATCGACCGCCTCGACGGGTGGCCGGAGCGCGTCCGAACCATGCAGCGGAACTGGATCGGCCGTTCCGTCGGCGCCAAGGTATGCTTCGCTGTGGACGGTTTCGCGGAGCGCATTGAAATCTTCACCACCCGGATCGACACGATCTACGGTGCCAACGCGATCATCCTGTCGCCCGAGCACCCGATGGTGGAGGCCCTGATCGAGACTCACCCCGAACAGGCCCGTCTGCGCGAGGCCATCGACACAATCATCCGCCGGATCCGGACCGACCGTTCGTTCGTCGACACCGAAAAGGAAGGCATCTGCCTCGACCGTTACGCGGTGAATCCGTTCAACGGCGAGCGTCTGCCCATCTGGATCGCCAACTTCATCCTGATGGAGTACGGCACCGGCGCCATCATGGCGGTACCCGCCCATGACGGCCGCGACCGCGAATTCTCGCTCAAGTACGATCTGCCCATCCGCCCCGTCGTGGCGCCGGTCGACGGCTGTTGCGCCGAGGGTGAGCTGTACGATGCGTACGGCGTCCTGATCAACTCGGGCGAGTACT contains the following coding sequences:
- a CDS encoding site-2 protease family protein encodes the protein MAEPSLDPWPGATETWNNRPPLTTRVFFQTEKKNLIIAGLLLVATFITATLAGYGWDLQYRMAAGWDLDVITELLTKPWIVLRGLPYAAALLFILICHELGHFMACWRYGIRSTPPFPIPFPSFPLLGQNFGTMGAFIKIRTPFMNRRQLFDVGVMGPLCGIAAAIPIFVAGLMLSVPSAYAYEGEVLVFGDSLLTAWLFRLFFPAGVEAIALHPLGWAAFFGFLATSINLLPIGQLDGGHIVYAVLGPRGHRIISIACFAGLLGTSILSWPVPGYLVFAVILFFMKLRHPPTVNDGEPINRNRKLVALLALTIFVLTFIPIPITIEYY
- a CDS encoding integration host factor subunit beta, which translates into the protein MIKQDIVQRVADRLGITKVKAAEVVVGFFDVMKEALKDGERIELRGFGVLMVKNRKTGIGRNPKTGEVKQIPVGKTVRFKPGKNLESELID